The following is a genomic window from Micropterus dolomieu isolate WLL.071019.BEF.003 ecotype Adirondacks linkage group LG04, ASM2129224v1, whole genome shotgun sequence.
GAGTTGGTGCCGCTTTGGAACCAGTTTTCCTGGCCGAGAACCGGTTCTTTGGCTGTCGAAACACAAAGAACTGGTTCGTGAGTAGGCACCGGCTCCGAACCGGCTCTCAAAATGCTTTGGTGGAAAAGAGATATCACAGGAGTCCAGTGGCAGAAAATCAGTAGTTGTGGAACTCCAGTAATGTCAAGTAGGCTGGCAGGGCTGTTTGATGCACTTTAAAAATTGGATGAACTGATTCTTTTGTCTgtaatacagatgatgctgagtcattaataaattaatcgtGACAAAAGTTATAACTGGcagctaatgctaatgttatGCTAATGCtattttataatcaatgtttcattatgaccatacaattgagaccagtgagaatagctaacatttatactggtgctgatggggatcctaattggattttttcaataaatagttacaaaaatgtttgtgctgtCAGTTATAGATCTTAGAAATAAAATCGGAATCGGGCAAAAAAtttaatctgtgcatctcttactacagcgataatcctgtgtgtgaacCGACATTATGCTGATACCGTAGACCTACCGTTGTAGAGGAAGATCAGTTGGCCTGCTGCTCttaaatatctaatatatatatatatagctttcagttgttggccagaaaaatagtagtaagacttctctctgtgtacccatatcctatacaagtacaattttggctgtattatttgtgtcccttTCAAAAATTGCTagagaaattttatgtttattgttccCCCCTACTGTGAAATGAAATTTATGCCCATGTAAATACTCCTCATTATCCAAATAAACCACCCTTTTTATACCTCATATTGGCGTGGACCTTGTTTGTGTAAGTTACATTTCAGAGATTAAAACAGCCAATAATAGTAGTCTAAtactttattgtaaaaaaatatatatataagctaTAGTTTGAACAATTACATCACTAACATCATTATTAATGTTCTGAAATTAATTACCTAATCAAATGGGCTTTATCTTGCCATTTGTTCATTACTTTCGTTGTTTGTGACTAAAGTTGCACATTAATCCATCAGTtcttctgatttatttgtttctctTAGTATTCTTTGTTCTTAATCTGTATAAACTTGTCAATATATTTGTTGCAACTGCAAATTACATtgaaattttcatttttgtttaaatcaaaTAATAGGACCAAAGAGACCgtattaaatatttaatccaaatttagtaaaatatttgaTGCAAAATGTGATAACATTTCATAAAGTTCATAATGAAAACTTGTATctttacatatacatatataacaTAAAGATGACTTTGACTGATGATTTCATTATATCAAAAAACACACTCAAGCATTTAtatggtttcattttaatacaataGTACAATGTTGGGACTAAAGCTAGGATATACACACTCAAGTctactaaaataataataataataataataataataataataataaactcatagaaaaaacaacaaatacaccaaAACATGTAATGGCAGTTTTGGAACACCTACTGACGTTAAACACACTAAGGCACCTTGTGACTTGAGCACATTGATATCATATTGAGGTAAACCCCgtcaacacacactgtatgAAAGAGCTACAGCAGATCTAAAATCAAGTCTCGCAAATGCTCAATTGGAGAAAACTGTCCGTTCATGTCTGAAAGTCACTAGGAGCTGACGCAAGTATCAATGAAAGCTTTGCAGGACTGTATCTCGCAAATAAATAACATCggcaaagaaaacacaaagacaatatGATTAAccttttagacacatttttgcagaaaaaaaacatttctttcataGCTATGCATTTGTTGTTGGAATGAAGAAATACGACTTCAGCGGATTACCAGGCCACACTGCTGGGGTATCAGGGTCATGTCACTCCTCTCGTGTGCTCTGTACCATGGAGTACTTCTTGCAGGGGTTCTTAAGGCAGGCAGGGGGCCAGGTGATGGGCCAACTGTAAGAGCATGGCACTGAGGTTTGGACATTCCTCTCCAAGAAGTTGAACAGTGGGTTCCACCAGGTGTTGGTGAGGTAGTTGTTGGGCGAGCATTTTAGAGTCtgtcaagaaaataaaagttatcTTTCAAAATGATATACTAATAACAACCAATAAcgtttttgtttatatatttccTTCATACAAGGTATGTAGCTCAAAGTTCTGCTGATAACAACAGCACTTCTCTTCTATTTTTCATAATGTGACTTGCtatgtaatttaaaatttgCTTTTCGTGCATTTGCATTTCAGATTTAGGATATACAGCTTCAGTGATTATGTCATTGCTTTGCCGTCAAGGACAGTGGTTTTGTAAAAAGTTGTATCACAGTCGCCAAAGGTTTCTTTTAAAgcctgtcttaaaacaatactcacatgccCATATGTGCAGTACATTGCAACAGTTTCTGCTTGCTGTTGTCTTTCCTACTGTTCATACCTGCCATCAAAAGGTCCCTTCCTAGCAAGCTTCCAATAGAGGAGATAGGGAACAAAATCCACACATCTTAAGTTAAAATGAGGCTTCAGCAGGCAAATCATCATGGATATCAGTGGGTATTTGCCAAAATTTGCCTTTTTAGTACAGAATTCCCTCTATTTGTTTCACCAGTGTTTCCATGCTCAGCCAGAGTGATAGAAATACAAAGAGGGAAGTCTGCTGAAGTCCCATATTagctttacataaaaaaattaaatgtatttttgcatcTTACATTGGAAATGCATTAAGAATGGGTGTCTTCAAAGACAGAATAAACAGCAATGTGTATATGTGCACCTGACAACTGTTTAAAGACAGACTTAATAAATTGTGAGCCTATCCTATAACACTCCCTGAACAGCACATGAACAGACAAACAGTATATAATCAGTAAACAGTGCATTTATTTAAGTAGACATTAGGCATTTTTGAATTTCTCTTTTATAGTAGAGTCAATATGCAAATTGTAGATATTACAGAACCATCTCCTTTAATTGACTAAATAATTGTAGAAGAATAGAGGACAAAAAATCTTATTTGCACTCAGTGGACAAGGTTgtgatattaaattattttaaaaaaaattctatgTGTTATCCATGTTAACTGTGCCATACATAATTTTGCTTGGCACCACTCCATCTCAACTGTCTGTCTATTTTTTGACCAGTAGAGGGGGTAATTCACCATGTTGAAAGCCACATACTGACTGAGGGAATGACATCCAGAGACTTTTGACACAGTCTAAAGATATACTACTTTGTACttactataaatatataattacatGTAATATACCAAccatttccttttaaaaaacGCAATAAATTCTTGTGTTGACATGTAATCTTTAACTGGTACTCTTGaggtaaacaacaaaatacagccagacagacagtaaaggcCAGCCCAGATTAATGTGTAACATCATTCATTGATGTGCAATGAGAGGGAaagctcttttttttattttttttttacttttttgcactccaacacaaacacaaacagccacCCAGTGTTCAGCTCTGTGTTCTGACCTGTAAGTTGGCCATGGTATGGTACCACCAGAACAGACGGGAGGTGATAAAATAGGCCACAACCACATCTACACTGTAGTGCTCATGTGCCACCAAGATGCACACCACGCCCACAGCACTCAGCACCCAGCACATCAGATGGTACCACCAAAATGACCGCGGTGAGTCTTagggaaggaaagaaaagagtgTTGTGAATATTTATGACAACATCCATTTGTGGTCTGTTCATCCATGTTTGCACTTTCTGTATTAAGTAGTAAGTCTGTAGTATTTCAGAGCAGTGTGGCAAGAACACAGGGATTTTctgcaacacacagacaaacacagtaaTAGGGGAAACTTAAAACTACTTAATCACaacatatttttgcattttcagaaaacttttttatactgtatatactttaCCATGTACCACATTCCCAGCATGCACTCAACTGCCAATTTAGTAGTTATGCCAAGccaaaactaatgcagtctaatgcAAAAACTGTGCAAAAAGATCCCTTTATGAAAGTTATAACATTCAAAttgtgttgaaactgttttagagagatGATTTGGAATTTGAATCATGGTCATTCAGGTGGCTGCAGGGGTGGTAATGGCGCAGTAGACAAGACCCATTTGGCCTTTGGTgtgtccaccaatgtgtccctgagcaagatacttaacccctagttgctccagatgcgtgcgacctctgacatatatagcaattgtaagttgctttggataaaggtGTCAGCTAaaggaataaatgtaatgaaatttaatttgaattgtattacattatactgagaggtgttttaaatattttgtctacCCTTAACAATACTTTATAGGTGCTGCACAAAACTTTGAAGACACTTCTCATCATAACACAACATATTTCAACAGCACCAGAAACTACAATCTTCTAGATGACCATTTTGATGATAttaacacctctctaaaacagtttaaattaaaactaaacatcATAACTGTCATTATGAGTATAAGTTAcaatttattgcagggctgctGCATTCGACTGTATAGCTTTGGTTTGATGTACCTCATAAACTGACAAATGAGTGCATATCCAGgaacatacatatttatacagaaTATATACAATCCATCTGgaaacaaataatacaaatcaTTTGAATGTTAAAAGAGAAAGTGTAATGTGGCAACACACAGAACTTACCGTATTTATATCCTATTAGTGCCTAGAAGGTCCATGTGTTCATATATTAttcatataaatattttaataaattattccaTACAAGCACACAACAAACAAGTGCTGCTTTGAGTACTCACACTCCTTGATGAACAGGTAGGTGAGAGTGAGCATCACAGTATGCCCACTGTAGAGGAAGTCTCCACACAAGAGATGGGAGCTTGTAATGGACAGACCCCCACCTGAGACCAATCGCAGAATTCTCTGGATTTTTGCCTGAGAATCTCCATGGAGCTGAAAAAGAACAGGAAGTGGACAtaaaaagggagaaagagataAACCCTGgatcagcagcaacattaaGGCTGTAACcagtgattattttcattatcaattcatTTGTGgaataattaattattcattattcTCAATTATTCAATCATTTACTCTACAAAATGCcacaaaaaagtaaagaaatataCATCCCAAGTTCCCAGAGTTCAACATAACAtgttcaaattgcttgttttgtctgtctgacagttcaaaagtaaaggatataacatttacagtgatgtaaatcaaagaaaagcagcaaatcttgaGAATGATTCTCTGAAATAAGAGAATGTTTGGcctttttgcttgataaatgattaaatataaaCCCTAATAGTTAGACtagctggctgtagcttcatatttatcataCAGACACAAGAgtgatattgatcttctcatctaattctcagTAAGAAAACGAATAAGCGCATGACCCCAAAAGTCAAACCATTCCTTAAGTTTTCAGATTTTTCAAATCTAGGCAACATAATTTGCTCTGGTAATTGACAATAATTGAACATGTAGTGAAAATGAAGAAGATCTAAAGGCAGTATAAATTAGATAGTCTTGTGCTTGTTGCTCAAATTGCTGAGGATAACTCACTTCTTACTAGTAGCTAAAGGCCTTCATACGCTGTTCAAAACACTTCTTGGGAACAAAACAACTACTAAACTGTCTGACCTTGGCAAACTGCCAGAAGCACATGTTTTTGATCAAACACTGATGCACCTTAATATCGTTGGTGTCCTGAGACAGTAAAAAGTCAAAATGGCTTTTTTATAGCTGCCTTTCTTGGCTGTGCAAAATGAGTCCCAGAGGGTGCACAAGAGTGCACGGCTGAGCAATGGCAGTTAATACCCGCTCTGATGTTTGCATCCAACTACTCACCTTAGGAGCACAGGTCATATGCATGCCAGGTACAGGCAGGGTGGTGATGTACATAGTGACACAGCGATACAAGTACAGGGTGCCAATGAGGAAGAAGAACCGTCTGCTTGCTATTGACCTACAAATGGACAATATTAGAGTCACAACTGAGAGATGGATAACTGTTGGCGTCTCATGAATATGCAGTACAAGTTATACATTGCCAAACATCTGCCTCGGTATATCTACTAAATGCTGGAGGCTACCTTGCACAGAGTGATGAGTTAACGTGTTGTCAAATCTGAGGGCTGCTCTTCAGCCAGTCAAATTTAGTTTTAGTATCCAGATTACATAATGACAATGGCAATCCTCCATTATATGCTGTTACAATGTTAGAAATGTTACTGGTGATTTTGCTTGCTTTGCTAAGCCCATTTTGTGGTTAGCCTTTTGTTTCTATATCTTTATTcccattttaattaatttaatcaaacTTCTTTTCAGCTATCTATATTAAAACCCCCGTGGTGAAGGTGTGATTTTGGTGTCAGCTGTAGAGAGCAAAGATGCTTTCTAAATTGCTTGTGTCATACAGGGAAAACTCCACTGtggaaaagacagaaatacaattTCACAATCACTGGTAGCCTCAATAGACTGTAATATGATGCATTTTCTGAGTAACGGAAAGAGTTTTAGCACATAACCACAAAAAAGTTAAGTATTTCATTGTGCAATACAAAAAACTGTAACCTGAGCAATTACACTTTCTTCAcccatttaatgtttttcaggTGTTTTTGAAAGACAGTTCGCTAGTACCACAAAAATATATCCTTGAAGCTGAAAGAAAACTATGTGTACCATAGGTAGTACAAATGGTTCTTACTTGTATCTGAAGAAGAACAACTGGATCAACCAAATGGCCAGCAGCACCATGCCATTGATCTCTGTCACTGTAAATGCCCAGTTAACCCTGTCAATATAGTCAAAAAACTTATCAGGAAGAGGCGGGCTACTTTCTTTGGGCGGGACTCTCTCATGGACGACAGTGA
Proteins encoded in this region:
- the sgms2a gene encoding phosphatidylcholine:ceramide cholinephosphotransferase 2, whose protein sequence is MASQELVDARDSATNNLNPGMEGGAVPSSKKSCPVHTPDGEDAKRGFRKGIGRHNDYVKISVPESKVNRLPMEWWKTAVAFFYAGFNLVLTTVVITVVHERVPPKESSPPLPDKFFDYIDRVNWAFTVTEINGMVLLAIWLIQLFFFRYKSIASRRFFFLIGTLYLYRCVTMYITTLPVPGMHMTCAPKLHGDSQAKIQRILRLVSGGGLSITSSHLLCGDFLYSGHTVMLTLTYLFIKEYSPRSFWWYHLMCWVLSAVGVVCILVAHEHYSVDVVVAYFITSRLFWWYHTMANLQTLKCSPNNYLTNTWWNPLFNFLERNVQTSVPCSYSWPITWPPACLKNPCKKYSMVQSTREE